A genome region from Leptodactylus fuscus isolate aLepFus1 chromosome 6, aLepFus1.hap2, whole genome shotgun sequence includes the following:
- the COL9A3 gene encoding collagen alpha-3(IX) chain yields the protein MARFPSIGFLLIIHLVASQGQRAGPPGPPGPQGPPGTPGKDGIDGETGPPGLPGPPGPKGAPGKPGEPGKAGLSGLPGIDGLTGPDGKPGPDGPPGERGDIGLPGPDGSPGRGPPGPPGLAGSSGLPGGKGPQGPAGPSGPPGLPGPPGPPGPPGLPGVVPDRNGDLQCPAVCPPGPPGPPGMPGFKGHTGHKGERGETGKDGQKGEAGPPGSPGIPGSVGLQGPRGGRGLVGAQGPAGDRGPTGFRGPPGPPGPPGKAGDQGVRGPQGYPGPKGDTGKAGSKGLPGGPGPIGEPGMPGKDGRDGTNGLDGEKGDRGRPGVPGEKGPNGLPGLPGKAGTKGEKGQLGSHGELGEAGPSGEPGIPGEAGPPGERGEAGPRGGSGGVGLPGPIGASGVRGFQGPKGNIGDPGLPGPTGIRGGFGERGPVGAAGPKGNQGIAGSDGLPGDKGEMGPFGPVGQKGEPGVRGEPGPKGIGGPNGTSGVPGIPGPPGPMGFQGEQGVPGITGKPGVPGKLASEQHIRELCGGMIHDQIAQLAANLRRPLAPGLVGRPGPAGAPGPQGAPGRVGHPGSRGPPGYRGPTGDLGAPGPRGNQGEKGDKGQVGRGIDGPPGDQGEQGPQGVPGTSRDGRDGAHGEPGYPGEPGRSGTIGAQGTPGICDTSACQGAVAAGKSGFKKS from the exons GGTGAAACTGGCCCCCCTGGTTTACCTGGACCCCCA GGTCCAAAAGGAGCCCCTGGAAAACCAGGAGAACCTGGAAAAGCTGGACTGTCTGGACTTCCAGGTATTGAT GGTTTAACTGGACCTGATGGGAAACCTGGCCCTGATGGACCACCAGGAGAACGG GGAGACATTGGACTACCCGGACCTGATGGATCTCCA GGGAGAGGACCACCTGGACCTCCT GGTCTTGCTGGATCAAGTGGTTTACCAGGCGGTAAAGGACCCCAAGGTCCTGCG GGACCCTCTGGCCCACCTGGACTTCCTGGGCCTCCAGGCCCACCGGGCCCTCCA GGTCTTCCTGGAGTTGTTCCTGATCGAAATGGAGACCTGCAA TGTCCAGCTGTTTGCCCTCCAGGACCCCCTGGTCCCCCTGGAATGCCAGGATTTAAG GGACATACAGGACACAAAGGAGAACGGGGGGAAACTGGAAAGGATGGTCAAAAG GGTGAAGCAGGTCCTCCTGGATCCCCGGGAATCCCTGGAAGTGTTGGTTTACAG GGACCAAGAGGTGGAAGGGGCTTAGTTGGAGCACAGGGACCAGCAGGAGACCGG GGACCCACTGGATTTAGGGGACCACCTGGTCCTCCAGGACCTCCTGGGAAAGCT GGGGATCAAGGAGTAAGAGGACCTCAGGGATACCCCGGACCTAAAGGTGACACT ggcAAAGCTGGTTCCAAGGGCCTTCCAGGCGGTCCTGGCCCCATAGGAGAGCCA GGAATGCCAGGAAAAGATGGTCGTGACGGGACCAATGGCCTGGACGGTGAGAAG GGTGATCGTGGTAGGCCAGGAGTTCCTGGTGAGAAAGGACCAAATGGACTACCA GGGCTTCCTGGAAAAGCTGGAACCAAGGGAGAGAAGGGTCAACTG GGTAGCCATGGAGAATTGGGAGAAGCCGGCCCCTCTGGAGAGCCAGGTATTCCC GGTGAAGCTGGACctccaggagagagaggagaggctgGACCTAGAGGAGGATCA GGTGGTGTTGGTTTGCCAGGACCTATTGGAGCTTCCGGAGTACGTGGTTTCCAG GGTCCAAAAGGCAACATTGGTGACCCTGGTTTACCTGGACCTACTGGAATCCGTGGAGGATTTGGAGAACGC GGTCCTGTCGGAGCTGCTGGTCCCAAAGGCAACCAG GGTATAGCTGGATCTGATGGACTTCCAGGAGACAAAGGAGAGATG GGACCATTTGGCCCAGTTGGACAgaaaggagag CCAGGAGTGAGAGGTGAACCCGGCCCTAAAGGTATTGGCGGACCCAATGGCACATCTGGCGTACCAGGAATCCCCGGCCCACCTGGTCCAATGGGTTTTCAAGGAGAACAAGGAGTCCCTGGCATCACAGGAAAGCCTGGTGTCCCT GGCAAGCTGGCAAGTGAGCAGCATATTCGGGAGTTGTGTGGTGGAATGATCCACG ATCAAATTGCTCAGCTAGCAGCTAATCTACGACGACCCTTAGCTCCAGGGTTGGTTGGTCGACCAGGCCCTGCTGGGGCACCTGGACCTCAAGGTGCTCCTGGACGTGTAGGACACCCCGGTAGTCGAGGACCTCCAGGATACAGAGGGCCAACTGGAGATTTGGGAGCTCCAGGCCCAAGAG GTAATCAAGGTGAGAAAGGAGACAAAGGACAAGTTGGCCGAGGCATCGATGGGCCCCCTGGAGATCAAGGAGAGCAAG GTCCACAAGGAGTACCTGGAACAAGCAGAGATGGCCGGGATGGTGCCCATGGTGAGCCTGGTTACCCAGGTGAGCCTGGAAGATCTGGAACAATAGGAGCTCAAGGAACTCCCGGAATATGTGACACATCTGCTTGTCAAGGTGCAGTCGCTGCAGGAAAATCTGGTTTCAAAAAGTCGTAA